A DNA window from Fodinibius sp. Rm-B-1B1-1 contains the following coding sequences:
- a CDS encoding P-II family nitrogen regulator: MNAKSEVMMKLVKAYIRPMLLEDVYTALRKEGHCCMTVFEGEGTGRFSDPNDQHGSLNFPAMHTHVAKIEIAVESDDVATVIDIIKKHGKTGHKGDGIVFVCPIERVTRIRDGKEGATVLN; this comes from the coding sequence TTGAACGCTAAATCCGAGGTTATGATGAAATTAGTCAAAGCATACATCCGACCCATGCTACTGGAAGATGTTTACACAGCACTCCGCAAAGAAGGGCATTGCTGCATGACTGTTTTCGAAGGTGAAGGCACAGGTCGTTTCAGCGACCCCAATGATCAGCATGGATCTCTAAACTTCCCGGCCATGCATACGCATGTGGCAAAGATTGAAATTGCAGTGGAATCAGACGATGTAGCTACAGTTATCGATATTATTAAAAAGCATGGAAAAACGGGTCACAAAGGAGACGGCATCGTCTTTGTCTGCCCCATAGAGAGAGTAACAAGAATTCGTGACGGTAAAGAGGGTGCAACAGTTCTTAATTAA
- a CDS encoding heavy metal translocating P-type ATPase → MEHSHQDMKHDHNHSGNQHHDHEHNHENHREHKHSGGHAEHHAHMAEDFLKRFWISIALTIPILILSHMIQGFLGLGDTLQFTGDTYISFILSSIVFFYGGWPFLKGLYDEVSDRQPGMMTLIGVAITAAYVYSTLVVFAVEGQVFFWELATLVDIMLIGHYIEMKSVMSASRALEELAKLMPSEAHVIQEDGSTKDVPLEELQKGYKVLVKPGEKIPADGMVIDGKSSVNESLMTGESKPVSKQKDDEVIGGSINGEGSLTIEVNRTGEDSFLSQVIDLVRQAQESKSRTQDLANRAAFWLTIIALGAGALTFFAWTFFTTENFVFALERTVTVMVIACPHALGLAVPLVVAVSTSLAAQNGFLIRNRTAFEEARNLGAIIFDKTGTLTHGEFGVTDVLTFNGFDDKEQLLSLAGSLEQNSEHPIARGIVKATDGLMKVEEFNSITGKGIEGRVDGKQIKVVSPGYLREHNIDHPTEQYEQLSGQGKTVVFVIIDDQLQGAIALGDNIREDSREAIQSLHDMGIQCIMLTGDNRQTAAYVANELGLDDFFAEVLPEEKAAKIREVQQRGLKVAMTGDGVNDAPALAQADVGIAIGAGSDVAVETGDIILTQSNPKDVASLIALAKATYKKMVQNLWWATGYNAFAIPLAAGVLYTYGIILSPALGAVLMSLSTVIVAINARFLKIER, encoded by the coding sequence ATGGAACATTCTCACCAAGACATGAAGCACGATCATAATCACAGTGGCAATCAGCATCACGACCATGAACATAACCACGAAAATCATAGAGAACACAAGCACTCCGGTGGGCATGCTGAACACCACGCCCACATGGCCGAGGATTTTCTGAAGCGTTTTTGGATATCCATTGCCCTAACCATTCCTATCCTGATTCTTTCTCACATGATTCAGGGGTTCTTGGGATTAGGAGATACCCTCCAGTTTACCGGTGATACCTATATCTCATTCATCCTTTCTAGCATCGTGTTCTTTTATGGTGGGTGGCCATTTTTGAAGGGCCTCTACGACGAGGTAAGTGATCGCCAGCCCGGAATGATGACCCTGATCGGTGTTGCCATTACGGCCGCTTACGTATATAGCACTCTCGTAGTCTTTGCGGTAGAAGGACAGGTTTTCTTCTGGGAGCTGGCTACGCTGGTGGATATCATGCTGATCGGTCATTATATCGAGATGAAATCCGTAATGAGCGCTTCCCGAGCCCTTGAGGAACTGGCAAAATTGATGCCGTCGGAAGCGCACGTAATTCAAGAAGACGGTTCCACCAAAGACGTCCCACTTGAAGAATTGCAAAAGGGATATAAAGTGTTGGTAAAACCCGGCGAAAAGATTCCGGCCGATGGAATGGTTATTGACGGTAAGTCATCAGTTAATGAATCACTGATGACAGGAGAATCTAAACCAGTGTCCAAACAAAAAGACGATGAAGTCATCGGGGGATCTATCAATGGAGAAGGATCTCTTACGATTGAAGTTAACCGGACGGGTGAGGACTCCTTTCTCTCCCAGGTCATTGACCTTGTACGGCAAGCCCAAGAAAGCAAGTCCCGAACACAAGATTTGGCTAACCGTGCCGCATTTTGGCTTACCATCATTGCTTTAGGTGCCGGTGCGCTCACCTTCTTTGCGTGGACCTTCTTTACTACCGAAAATTTTGTATTCGCCCTGGAACGTACCGTTACCGTGATGGTGATTGCCTGTCCGCATGCGCTGGGACTGGCCGTACCACTGGTCGTAGCCGTTTCCACCAGCCTGGCCGCCCAGAATGGATTCCTGATCCGCAACCGTACCGCCTTTGAAGAAGCCCGTAATCTCGGAGCTATCATCTTCGATAAAACGGGAACACTGACCCATGGTGAGTTTGGCGTAACGGATGTCCTGACATTCAATGGCTTCGACGATAAGGAACAACTCTTGAGCCTGGCCGGCTCGCTGGAGCAAAACTCTGAACATCCTATTGCCCGTGGCATCGTGAAAGCTACTGACGGGCTGATGAAAGTAGAGGAGTTCAACTCTATCACAGGAAAGGGAATTGAAGGACGCGTAGATGGCAAACAGATTAAAGTGGTAAGTCCCGGCTACCTGCGTGAACACAACATTGACCATCCAACAGAACAGTATGAACAGCTTTCCGGTCAGGGGAAAACCGTCGTGTTCGTCATTATTGACGACCAGCTCCAGGGGGCGATCGCCCTTGGTGATAATATCCGGGAAGATTCCCGCGAGGCTATTCAAAGCCTCCACGACATGGGTATCCAGTGTATTATGCTCACCGGCGACAACCGGCAAACCGCCGCCTATGTGGCCAACGAGCTCGGACTGGATGATTTCTTTGCCGAGGTATTGCCCGAAGAAAAAGCAGCTAAAATTAGAGAAGTACAACAGCGCGGACTCAAAGTGGCCATGACCGGCGACGGTGTGAATGACGCTCCCGCCCTGGCGCAGGCCGATGTGGGTATTGCTATCGGGGCTGGTTCGGATGTTGCAGTAGAGACTGGTGATATCATTCTTACCCAGAGCAATCCCAAAGATGTAGCGTCATTAATCGCGCTTGCAAAAGCGACCTACAAGAAAATGGTGCAGAACTTGTGGTGGGCTACGGGATACAACGCCTTTGCGATACCGTTGGCTGCAGGTGTGTTATACACTTATGGCATTATTCTGAGCCCCGCCCTTGGCGCTGTGCTCATGTCACTCAGTACCGTAATCGTGGCTATTAATGCACGGTTCCTTAAAATTGAACGCTAA